In the genome of Mycobacteriales bacterium, the window CGGCGGGTGGGTGTGGCCCGGCAGTGCCCGCCGGCCGTGTAGTAGCCACAGGGAGCGTTCATGACAGCGCCTCCGCGACAGCGGCGATCAGGTCACGGGCGGCGGGCGGAGTGACCGCATTGCCCGCCAGGCGCACGCGCTCGCGGCGGGTGCCGGACCACTTGTAGTCGGCGGGGAAGGCCATGCCGGCTGCGACCTCGTGGGGTTCGAGCATGCGGAACAGGCAGTCGTCGACCTGCGCCTTCGCGGCCTCGACGTCGCCCGGCGTCACAAGTGACTGGTGGCCTCTCGTGGTCAGGGTGCGCAGCACCTCCCAGGCTGGTGTGGTCATCTCCGCGCCGTCGCCCCGGCTCGAGTTGTGCCGCATGACGAGCGCGTACCGGTCGCGGGTGGTCAGCGTGCCGACCGGCTCGTCCACCGGCTTCGCCGACTCGCTGCTGCCGTAGTAGGGGGCGAGCAGGTAGTCGTTGTTGCCTTCGGCGGTCAGGGTGCGCAGCTCCCGGTCGACGGGGCGCGCGGCGTTCGTGACGTGCGCCGGCCCGCTGCCCATGAGGGAGACGTGCAGCGGCATCGCGAGCGCGTAGGACTCGCGGGTGGTGAACGCCCGGTGCGGTTCGCCGGCCGGCCGCGCGTCGTCGTTCCACGTGCCGCCGGATGGGACGACCATCGCCGTCTCAAGCCGGGTCGTCTGTGTGCGCAGCGGCAGGCCCATCGGGCGGGCGTGCGTGCCGTCGCGGCCTTCGACGGGGATCGCGAGCGCCTTCGACTCGATCGTGTGCAACGTCTTGAGCACGTCGTACGTCGACCAGGCGCGGTAGTAGGCGTCCGGCCGGCCGTGGGCCGGGTGCTTGGGGTCCGCGGCGTCGTAGGTGTGGCCGCCGGCTTCCAGGTGGAACGGGTGCCAGTAGCGGGCGATGCCGGCGGCGATGCGGGCGCGGGTCTTCTCGGCGAGAGGCTTGTCCCGGTCGCCGATCCGCTTGCCGGGCAGGGTCCAGTCGATCGCCGCGGCGGCGGGCAGCCATCCGGGCTCGACCGTGGTGCCGCAGCTGGCGCACAGGTAGACGTACTGCTGGCGGTAGCGGCCGACGGTGCGGCCAGGCTTCCACGCCTGCCGGGCTTCGACGATCTCGTCGCAGCGCGGGCACCAGGCGCGCGGGCGCATCATCCGCTCGACGTCCGGCGCACGGTCACCGTCGCGCCAGCAGACGATGTACAGCCGGTCGCGGGACTGCGGTGCGGGCAGGCCGAGCGCCTGCGCGTGCATCGAGTTCAGCGAGACGACCTGGTAGTGGTAGCCGAGCTTGAGCAGCTCCTGCTGCCATACCTGCCAGGCGAGCCGGTAGCGTGGCTGGGTGGCGATGTCGACGACGTTCTCGACGACCATCGCCCGGTACCGGTGATGCTCGGCGAACCGGAGCACGTCGAACATGAGCAGCCGGGAACGTTGCGACGCCTCGTCGGACAGCGGGTCCTCGAACAGGCCTTCCTCAATCGTTGGCAGCGGCTTGGAGCCGTTGGCCTGCGACCACTTCGTGCACTCAGGTGACGCCCACAGGATGTCGGTGCGCGGGAAGTACGACGGGTCCTCGAGGTGCAGGTCGACGGCCGCGTGGTCAGCGTCCGGGTGGTTGCTGTTGTGGACGTCGACGGCGAGCTTCCAGTGGTTCGCGGCCATCCGGATCCGCACGCCGGGAACGTTGACCATGCCGGTCGACGACCCGCCGCCCCCGCAGAACAGGTC includes:
- a CDS encoding DNA cytosine methyltransferase, with product MSLTVTDLFCGGGGSSTGMVNVPGVRIRMAANHWKLAVDVHNSNHPDADHAAVDLHLEDPSYFPRTDILWASPECTKWSQANGSKPLPTIEEGLFEDPLSDEASQRSRLLMFDVLRFAEHHRYRAMVVENVVDIATQPRYRLAWQVWQQELLKLGYHYQVVSLNSMHAQALGLPAPQSRDRLYIVCWRDGDRAPDVERMMRPRAWCPRCDEIVEARQAWKPGRTVGRYRQQYVYLCASCGTTVEPGWLPAAAAIDWTLPGKRIGDRDKPLAEKTRARIAAGIARYWHPFHLEAGGHTYDAADPKHPAHGRPDAYYRAWSTYDVLKTLHTIESKALAIPVEGRDGTHARPMGLPLRTQTTRLETAMVVPSGGTWNDDARPAGEPHRAFTTRESYALAMPLHVSLMGSGPAHVTNAARPVDRELRTLTAEGNNDYLLAPYYGSSESAKPVDEPVGTLTTRDRYALVMRHNSSRGDGAEMTTPAWEVLRTLTTRGHQSLVTPGDVEAAKAQVDDCLFRMLEPHEVAAGMAFPADYKWSGTRRERVRLAGNAVTPPAARDLIAAVAEALS